In the uncultured Methanobacterium sp. genome, one interval contains:
- a CDS encoding M48 family metalloprotease has protein sequence MLEKNFIIDTELSSRHLEEALDFLREFYLLPQPDLFQNLTKGMLDGVGVLRYTATSKEAEWKVQVEIQAKNPFSVKLSPVMVPADFNITPTMDILEEELFIAIQAFEDAIRQATLYFAWVEGEKIIPEAPPTRRKRASFRMFGSNMIMIYILFFGVNILLFLLLGIFLAIIGILVFQLVIVLLSDKILLQTSDWRITPENSRVHILEYQLPLEEFKKFQEKFGKDSIIKMKEEIYQKSLAVGLEPTCELGEDIFNEYGFHCQSDLKVAKVIDVYSIVEEAASKFNITMPKVALSNTMIPNAAATGPGPNHGLVLITTGLLVQLEEDEILSVLGHEMGHLSGRDPLILFSIISAEFILRFTILFPLVVLSPLIYLIVALGFIFFVAKFFETRADLLSAMKIGQPEVLASALRKIGYQRLHAERISPTRFPSWINFDPHPPIYFRIDRLENMETPIKVKNPLLKSAKDVVNGFKRTLGL, from the coding sequence ATGTTGGAAAAAAATTTCATTATTGACACCGAACTCTCATCAAGGCACCTGGAAGAAGCACTGGATTTTTTACGAGAATTTTATCTGTTACCTCAACCGGACTTATTCCAAAATCTTACCAAGGGCATGTTAGATGGTGTTGGAGTTTTAAGATACACTGCTACCAGCAAAGAAGCAGAATGGAAAGTCCAAGTGGAAATACAGGCTAAAAATCCCTTTTCTGTAAAATTATCACCAGTTATGGTTCCAGCTGATTTTAACATCACCCCTACAATGGATATCCTGGAAGAAGAACTTTTCATTGCTATCCAGGCCTTTGAGGATGCTATTCGCCAGGCCACCCTTTACTTTGCATGGGTGGAGGGAGAGAAGATTATACCAGAGGCACCTCCAACCAGGCGTAAAAGGGCTTCTTTTCGCATGTTTGGAAGTAACATGATCATGATCTACATCCTATTTTTCGGAGTCAACATTCTTCTTTTCCTTTTACTGGGAATATTTCTGGCAATTATTGGTATACTGGTCTTTCAACTGGTTATTGTTCTTTTATCTGATAAGATATTGCTTCAAACCAGTGACTGGAGGATCACGCCTGAAAATTCACGGGTACATATCTTAGAATACCAGCTGCCCCTTGAAGAATTCAAGAAATTCCAGGAAAAATTTGGTAAGGACAGTATAATAAAAATGAAGGAGGAAATCTACCAGAAAAGCTTAGCAGTGGGATTAGAACCTACCTGTGAATTGGGAGAGGACATATTCAATGAATATGGTTTCCACTGCCAGTCAGATCTGAAGGTGGCCAAGGTGATTGATGTTTACAGCATAGTAGAAGAAGCTGCCAGTAAGTTCAACATCACCATGCCCAAGGTTGCTTTGAGTAACACCATGATCCCCAATGCTGCTGCCACCGGTCCGGGCCCCAACCACGGGCTGGTACTCATCACCACTGGACTGCTGGTGCAGCTGGAGGAAGATGAGATACTATCGGTGCTGGGCCATGAAATGGGCCACCTATCAGGTAGGGACCCCCTGATTCTTTTCAGTATAATCTCTGCAGAGTTCATCCTCAGATTCACCATCCTATTCCCACTGGTGGTCTTATCTCCCTTAATTTACCTGATTGTGGCTTTAGGGTTTATTTTCTTTGTGGCCAAGTTCTTTGAAACCAGGGCGGATCTGTTATCTGCCATGAAAATCGGCCAGCCTGAGGTCTTAGCCAGTGCACTGCGTAAAATTGGTTACCAGCGCCTCCATGCCGAAAGAATTTCCCCCACCAGATTTCCCTCCTGGATAAACTTCGATCCCCATCCACCAATCTACTTCCGTATCGATCGCCTGGAAAACATGGAAACACCGATAAAGGTTAAAAATCCCCTGTTAAAATCAGCTAAAGATGTAGTTAATGGTTTTAAACGTACACTTGGTTTATGA